Proteins co-encoded in one Paraburkholderia edwinii genomic window:
- the srlE gene encoding PTS glucitol/sorbitol transporter subunit IIB yields the protein MDTRAYRTVKVVHGPNGWGGPILVQPTPERNKIVAVTGGKIPELATRLAELTGATVVDGFRSPPLESEMAAVVIDCGGTARCGVYPRKRIPTINLTPVGQSGPLAQFITEDIYVSGVLPENLSVVEGEAGEHAPAGQAGGPASPGDALVMPAAGGAGAAVVSTQRGETQPGGSQESRGVVGLITSIGRVMGGVVNVLFNSGRKAIDTVIRNVLPFMAFVTMLIGIINATGIGNGLAHLLEPLAGNIIGLVVLSAICGLPFLSPVLGPGAVIAQVIGAAIIGPAIGNGTIPPQMALPALFAYDTQVGCDFVPVGMALGEAKPETIRVGVPAVLISRQIMGPVSVLIAWAASFAL from the coding sequence ATGGACACGAGAGCTTATCGGACCGTCAAGGTCGTGCATGGGCCGAACGGCTGGGGCGGCCCGATCCTGGTTCAGCCGACGCCGGAGCGCAACAAGATCGTCGCGGTGACGGGCGGCAAGATCCCTGAACTCGCGACGCGTCTTGCCGAACTGACCGGCGCGACCGTCGTCGACGGGTTTCGCAGCCCGCCGCTCGAATCGGAAATGGCCGCGGTGGTGATCGACTGCGGCGGCACCGCGCGCTGCGGCGTCTATCCGCGCAAGCGCATTCCGACGATCAACCTGACGCCAGTCGGCCAGTCGGGACCGCTCGCGCAGTTCATTACCGAGGATATCTACGTATCGGGTGTGCTGCCCGAAAACCTGTCGGTCGTCGAAGGCGAAGCAGGCGAACATGCGCCAGCGGGGCAAGCGGGCGGTCCCGCCAGCCCCGGCGACGCGCTTGTGATGCCGGCGGCCGGCGGCGCGGGAGCAGCGGTTGTGTCGACGCAACGTGGGGAAACGCAACCCGGCGGCAGCCAGGAAAGCCGCGGCGTCGTCGGCCTCATTACGTCGATCGGCCGCGTGATGGGTGGTGTCGTCAACGTGCTGTTCAACAGCGGCCGCAAGGCGATCGACACGGTGATCCGCAACGTGCTGCCGTTTATGGCCTTCGTGACGATGCTGATCGGCATCATCAACGCGACCGGCATCGGCAACGGCCTCGCGCATCTGCTCGAACCTCTCGCGGGCAACATCATCGGCCTCGTCGTGCTGTCGGCGATATGCGGCTTGCCGTTTCTGTCGCCGGTGCTGGGTCCGGGCGCGGTCATCGCGCAGGTGATCGGCGCGGCGATTATCGGACCCGCGATCGGCAACGGCACGATTCCGCCGCAAATGGCGCTGCCGGCACTGTTTGCCTACGACACGCAGGTCGGCTGCGATTTCGTGCCGGTCGGCATGGCGCTCGGCGAAGCGAAGCCGGAGACGATTCGCGTCGGCGTGCCCGCGGTGCTGATCAGCCGGCAGATCATGGGACCGGTTTCGGTGCTGATCGCGTGGGCGGCGAGTTTTGCGCTGTGA
- a CDS encoding PTS glucitol/sorbitol transporter subunit IIA, producing the protein MHYYKTVISEVGPEVPELLEGGVLILYADGAPPELAEVSVLHRVEEAQQQAPQAGSTLRIGGISAFVTAVGPSAWNKVSELGHVVINFNGADEAQRPGEICAQPVDTGELLACMKRGTMIEIADR; encoded by the coding sequence ATGCACTACTACAAAACGGTGATCTCGGAAGTCGGTCCCGAAGTGCCGGAGCTTCTCGAAGGCGGCGTGCTGATTCTGTACGCGGACGGCGCGCCGCCCGAGCTTGCCGAAGTGTCGGTGCTGCATCGTGTCGAAGAGGCGCAGCAGCAGGCGCCGCAAGCGGGTTCCACATTGCGCATCGGCGGCATCAGCGCGTTCGTTACGGCAGTTGGCCCGAGCGCGTGGAACAAGGTCAGCGAACTCGGTCACGTCGTGATCAATTTCAATGGCGCGGACGAAGCGCAGCGGCCGGGCGAGATCTGCGCGCAGCCGGTCGACACGGGCGAACTGCTCGCGTGCATGAAGCGCGGCACGATGATCGAGATCGCGGATCGCTGA
- the ptsP gene encoding phosphoenolpyruvate--protein phosphotransferase: MSDGKVKSMLETAVVVKVTEGLHARPATQFAKLAKEFSCSLQVLHGSTSADAKCAVKLMLLGIREHDQIVLRADGADESDAVERMAQFLSSPEAGVQQATAARAADAAACGAEPVTLVAASRAGASNSDSSGTNSGASTGAGARSETPAEETPPLLGIPASEGLAFGDAYVYLPEPLQATRQFIEPHETAAEAVRFNRAFDDALAALDRQFDTMGDHDGIAEALVGVAQSDEFAGEIRARIAAGRDAAAATLEVGATLAASFETIADEYLRSRADDIHGITRQVVLRLTGRQDVSLAGLTKPCVVLASDLTAPDLARANVANIVALVCTRGSATSHLAIIARSHGIPAVFGLSVPDERLRGVAQVAVDGALGHVWFEPTCALQDQFAARIGEARANRAALDVYRDVEPVTRAGRPIRIAANLGSPDEIDAAKAAGAMGVGLFRTELLFMNRRSLPGEHEQYDVYRRVAEAFAPHPVVIRTLDIGGDKPVPGIAFPHEDNPFLGWRGVRMCLDRHDVFKPQLRALLRAATIGNVQAMLPMISDIDEVRRVKALMAECARELASEGVAFGEPKLGIMIETPAAALTADLLAPEVDFFSIGTNDLTQYVMAADRANPNLASLYRCDHPAVLRAIAMVCDAAQRARIEVAVCGEAAAQPRMIPVLVGLGVDELSMSPACVLRAKKIVSEL, translated from the coding sequence ATGTCAGACGGGAAGGTGAAGTCGATGCTCGAAACAGCGGTGGTGGTGAAGGTGACCGAAGGGCTGCACGCGCGGCCGGCGACGCAGTTCGCGAAGCTCGCGAAAGAGTTCTCGTGCTCGCTGCAGGTGCTGCACGGCTCGACCAGCGCCGATGCGAAGTGCGCGGTGAAGCTGATGCTGCTTGGCATCCGCGAGCACGACCAGATCGTATTGCGCGCGGACGGCGCTGACGAAAGCGACGCGGTCGAGCGGATGGCGCAGTTCCTGTCTTCGCCGGAAGCGGGCGTGCAGCAGGCGACAGCCGCGCGAGCGGCCGATGCGGCGGCGTGCGGCGCGGAGCCGGTCACGCTGGTTGCTGCTTCGCGAGCCGGCGCGAGCAATAGCGATAGCAGTGGCACAAACAGTGGCGCAAGCACTGGCGCTGGCGCCCGATCCGAGACGCCTGCTGAAGAAACCCCGCCACTGCTTGGCATACCCGCAAGCGAAGGCCTCGCATTCGGCGACGCCTACGTTTACCTTCCCGAGCCATTACAAGCGACGCGTCAGTTCATCGAGCCGCACGAAACAGCAGCCGAAGCCGTGCGCTTCAACCGCGCATTCGACGACGCACTGGCCGCGCTCGACAGGCAATTCGACACGATGGGCGATCACGACGGTATCGCCGAAGCGCTAGTCGGTGTCGCGCAAAGCGACGAATTCGCAGGCGAGATCCGCGCGCGCATCGCGGCAGGCCGCGACGCGGCGGCAGCGACGCTCGAGGTCGGCGCAACGCTCGCGGCATCGTTCGAAACGATCGCCGACGAATATCTGCGCAGCCGCGCCGACGATATTCACGGCATCACGCGCCAGGTCGTGCTGCGCCTCACGGGCCGGCAGGACGTGAGCCTCGCCGGGTTGACGAAGCCCTGCGTCGTGCTCGCCTCGGACCTGACGGCGCCGGACCTTGCGCGCGCGAACGTTGCGAACATCGTCGCGCTCGTCTGCACGCGCGGCAGCGCGACATCGCATCTGGCGATCATCGCGCGCTCGCACGGCATTCCCGCGGTGTTCGGCCTGTCCGTCCCCGACGAGCGTTTGCGCGGCGTCGCGCAGGTCGCCGTCGACGGCGCGCTCGGCCACGTGTGGTTCGAGCCGACGTGCGCCTTGCAGGACCAGTTTGCGGCGCGCATCGGCGAAGCGCGCGCGAACCGCGCCGCGCTCGACGTCTATCGCGATGTCGAGCCCGTCACGCGCGCGGGCCGGCCCATTCGCATCGCGGCGAATCTCGGCTCGCCCGATGAAATCGATGCGGCGAAAGCGGCCGGCGCGATGGGCGTGGGCCTCTTTCGCACCGAACTGCTGTTTATGAACCGCCGCTCGCTGCCCGGCGAGCACGAGCAATACGACGTGTACCGGCGCGTGGCGGAGGCATTCGCGCCGCATCCGGTGGTGATCCGCACGCTCGATATCGGCGGCGATAAGCCCGTGCCCGGCATTGCGTTTCCACACGAAGACAACCCGTTTCTCGGCTGGCGCGGTGTGCGCATGTGTCTCGACCGTCACGACGTGTTCAAGCCGCAACTGCGCGCGCTGCTACGCGCCGCGACCATCGGCAACGTGCAGGCGATGCTGCCGATGATTTCCGACATCGATGAAGTCCGCCGCGTCAAGGCGCTGATGGCCGAATGCGCGCGCGAGCTCGCGAGCGAAGGCGTCGCGTTCGGTGAACCGAAGCTCGGCATCATGATCGAAACGCCGGCGGCCGCCTTGACCGCCGATCTGCTTGCGCCCGAGGTCGACTTCTTTTCGATCGGCACGAACGACCTCACGCAATACGTGATGGCCGCGGACCGCGCGAATCCGAATCTCGCGTCGCTCTATCGATGCGATCACCCGGCGGTGCTGCGTGCGATCGCGATGGTGTGCGACGCGGCGCAACGAGCCCGTATCGAGGTCGCGGTCTGCGGCGAGGCGGCCGCGCAGCCGCGGATGATTCCGGTGCTGGTCGGTCTCGGCGTCGACGAACTGAGCATGAGCCCGGCGTGCGTGCTGCGTGCGAAGAAAATCGTCAGCGAATTGTGA
- a CDS encoding response regulator transcription factor: MSSEAANEPLNVADNAIVYVVDDDESMRDAVSTLLRSIGLKVKTFSCAQDFLAAERPDAPACLILDVRLKGQSGLAVQEQIAAHQIRMPIVFMTAHGDIAMSVKAMKAGAHDFLAKPFRDQDMLDAVSEALTADQERRQADRSFAGLRRCYESLTPREREVMALVASGLLNKQIAAEMKLSEITVKIYRSQAMKKMEARSLADFVLKAEALGVKAALGAPSFVTLRTSPRI, encoded by the coding sequence ATGAGCAGTGAAGCCGCCAACGAACCTTTGAACGTCGCGGATAACGCGATCGTCTACGTCGTCGACGATGACGAATCGATGCGCGATGCCGTCAGTACATTACTGCGCTCGATTGGCCTCAAGGTGAAGACATTCTCGTGCGCGCAGGATTTCCTTGCCGCCGAACGGCCGGACGCGCCGGCGTGCCTGATTCTCGACGTGCGCCTCAAGGGGCAAAGCGGACTGGCGGTGCAGGAACAGATCGCCGCGCACCAGATCCGCATGCCGATCGTATTCATGACCGCGCATGGCGACATCGCAATGTCGGTGAAAGCGATGAAAGCCGGCGCCCACGATTTTCTCGCCAAGCCGTTTCGCGATCAGGACATGCTCGACGCGGTCTCCGAGGCGCTGACCGCCGATCAGGAGCGGCGCCAGGCGGACCGGTCGTTCGCGGGCCTGCGGCGCTGCTACGAATCGCTCACGCCGCGCGAACGCGAGGTGATGGCGCTCGTCGCAAGCGGCCTGTTGAACAAGCAGATCGCGGCCGAGATGAAGCTGAGTGAAATCACGGTGAAAATTTACCGCAGTCAGGCCATGAAGAAGATGGAAGCGCGCTCGCTCGCCGATTTCGTTCTGAAGGCGGAAGCGCTTGGGGTGAAGGCAGCGCTCGGCGCGCCGTCGTTTGTGACGCTGAGAACGTCGCCCCGGATCTAG
- a CDS encoding PAS domain-containing sensor histidine kinase: protein MLAAALASAVFFADLLTPLHIAVAVLYVVVVLLVAMSGSRRATIIAAWTCSTLTLIALALSHTDCIAGDAGGRGAMSLVAIAVTSLIAVRHQTSTARLIEQIHLLNLTHDAIVVYDMKDRIAFWNQGAEKLYGYPAHRALSQPIHELTQTRFPDAAEAAEARAALLREGRWDGELERTRDDGRVVIIASRLALLRDERGKPRAVLATDNDITCRKHLQAELQRKQDEMSAMLEAIPGMIWASTHDGEIEPVNRRWEAFDIERVNPTQNHPGLWRRLVHPNDLPGLENDWRTAVATGSSFEGTARLRRKDGLYRWMHICAEPLFDTAGQIVRWYGINTDIEERKSAEEALERSEAFLAEGQRLSHTGSIAMKLPDGEMLWSQEAFRIFGYAANVVPGMDLILARTHPEDVALVRQSYRQVLAEAPFIDIEHRLLMPDRSVKHVHFVAHLSARQSGRFEYVGALMDVTAAKQTEEALTRSMTELAHVTRVTMLGELTASIAHEVSQPIAAIVTCGHAALRWLDRAEPDLAEAREAIDKAIRSAKRASDIVWRIRSMAQKRGPTHAALDLNALVDESIELVLHELHDHRVELEIAYVTPSPQIDGDRIQLQQVLINLIMNGAQAMASVTGRAKRMWVATRMADSQHAHVIVKDSGTGISAEHAEQLFEAFFTTKSEGMGIGLSICRSIVEAHGGRIWAESPPEGGAVLQFTLPVTMGDSNEQ, encoded by the coding sequence ATGCTCGCCGCGGCGCTTGCGTCCGCTGTGTTTTTCGCCGACCTGCTGACGCCGCTTCATATCGCGGTTGCCGTTCTGTATGTCGTCGTGGTCCTGCTCGTCGCGATGAGCGGCTCGCGGCGCGCGACGATCATCGCCGCCTGGACCTGTTCCACGCTGACGCTGATCGCGCTCGCCCTGTCGCATACGGACTGCATCGCGGGCGATGCCGGCGGACGCGGCGCGATGAGCCTCGTCGCGATCGCGGTCACGTCGCTCATCGCCGTGCGCCATCAGACGAGCACCGCGCGTCTGATCGAGCAGATTCATCTGCTGAACCTCACGCACGACGCGATCGTCGTCTACGACATGAAAGACCGCATCGCGTTCTGGAATCAGGGCGCGGAAAAGCTCTACGGATATCCCGCGCATCGCGCGCTGTCGCAGCCGATTCACGAACTCACGCAAACGCGCTTTCCCGATGCAGCCGAGGCAGCCGAGGCGCGCGCGGCGCTGCTACGGGAAGGCCGTTGGGACGGCGAACTCGAACGCACGCGCGACGACGGCCGCGTCGTGATCATCGCCAGCCGGCTTGCGCTGTTGCGCGACGAACGCGGCAAGCCGCGCGCCGTGCTCGCTACCGATAACGACATCACCTGCCGCAAACACCTGCAGGCGGAATTGCAGCGCAAACAGGACGAAATGAGCGCGATGCTCGAAGCGATTCCGGGGATGATCTGGGCGTCGACGCACGATGGCGAGATCGAACCCGTCAATCGACGCTGGGAGGCATTCGACATCGAGCGCGTCAATCCAACCCAGAACCACCCCGGATTATGGCGCAGGCTGGTTCATCCGAATGACCTGCCGGGACTCGAAAATGACTGGCGCACCGCCGTCGCGACCGGCTCGTCGTTCGAAGGCACCGCGCGGCTGCGCCGCAAGGACGGGCTCTATCGATGGATGCATATTTGCGCGGAGCCGCTCTTCGATACGGCCGGCCAAATCGTGCGCTGGTATGGCATCAATACCGATATCGAGGAACGCAAAAGCGCGGAAGAAGCGCTCGAGCGCAGCGAAGCCTTTCTTGCCGAAGGCCAGCGGCTCTCGCACACGGGCAGCATCGCGATGAAACTTCCGGATGGTGAAATGCTCTGGTCGCAAGAGGCTTTTCGCATTTTCGGCTATGCTGCCAACGTCGTTCCGGGAATGGATCTGATCCTCGCGCGCACGCATCCCGAAGACGTCGCGCTCGTGCGCCAGAGCTACCGGCAGGTACTCGCCGAAGCGCCGTTCATCGATATCGAGCACCGGCTCCTCATGCCGGACAGGTCCGTCAAACACGTGCATTTTGTCGCTCACTTGAGCGCTCGCCAGTCCGGGCGCTTCGAGTATGTCGGAGCCTTGATGGATGTGACCGCAGCCAAACAGACCGAAGAGGCGCTCACGCGCTCGATGACCGAACTCGCACACGTAACGCGCGTCACCATGCTCGGCGAACTGACCGCGTCGATCGCACATGAGGTCAGCCAGCCGATCGCGGCGATCGTCACCTGCGGTCATGCGGCGCTGCGCTGGCTCGACCGCGCCGAGCCCGATCTGGCCGAAGCGCGCGAAGCGATCGACAAGGCGATTCGCAGCGCAAAGCGCGCGAGCGACATCGTCTGGCGGATCCGCTCGATGGCACAAAAGCGCGGCCCCACGCATGCGGCGCTTGACCTCAATGCGCTAGTCGATGAATCGATCGAGCTCGTATTGCACGAGCTGCACGATCATCGCGTCGAGCTCGAAATCGCCTATGTCACGCCCTCGCCGCAGATCGACGGCGACCGGATACAGTTGCAACAAGTATTGATCAACCTCATCATGAACGGCGCGCAGGCGATGGCCTCGGTCACCGGCCGCGCAAAACGGATGTGGGTCGCAACGCGCATGGCCGATTCGCAGCATGCGCATGTGATCGTCAAGGACTCCGGCACCGGCATCAGCGCCGAACACGCCGAGCAGCTCTTCGAAGCATTTTTCACGACCAAGTCCGAGGGCATGGGCATCGGACTGTCGATCTGCCGTTCTATCGTCGAAGCGCACGGCGGTCGCATCTGGGCTGAGTCGCCGCCCGAAGGCGGCGCCGTGCTGCAATTTACCCTGCCCGTTACGATGGGAGACAGCAATGAGCAGTGA
- a CDS encoding H-NS family nucleoid-associated regulatory protein, with the protein MTRAAPQPLEGEARERMIRWILRRMKECCITFDALEQALDDEVREREAIRYRDAYGNTWTGAGDMPTWLRRAVAAGQSIEHFQTHGL; encoded by the coding sequence ATGACCCGCGCAGCACCCCAACCTCTCGAAGGCGAAGCGCGCGAACGCATGATTCGCTGGATTTTGCGACGCATGAAGGAATGCTGCATCACGTTTGACGCGCTCGAGCAGGCGCTTGACGACGAAGTGCGCGAACGCGAGGCGATTCGCTACCGTGACGCATACGGCAATACATGGACGGGTGCGGGCGACATGCCGACATGGTTGCGGCGCGCGGTGGCCGCCGGGCAGAGTATCGAGCATTTCCAGACGCACGGTCTGTAG
- a CDS encoding AraC family transcriptional regulator, translating into MIALSTNPTEIATDAVRRKNGNPIHSEHHWRYPVVDEARDSLPYGEMMVARWTRNDAGSFEASHQGHAGYHCIGLNLKCTTLNFEHAGRTIVSGRVTAGAVQVTAPAVPVSVRFESPGDVLHLFVSQQALAECFEDLFGHAHAGDIVLADPRILRDPTLERLAQALAVSHSTDAASGKLFTDSVCLAIVSRLVSRYFTAAARQTREAAALPQWRMRRTIEFIEAHLSDSIGLAEMAQSAGLTRMHFAAQFRRATGLRPHEYLLRRRIEHAQQLLTRSKHSMLDVALSCGFRSQSHFTAVFKRFVGDTPYCWKVKTNVSQ; encoded by the coding sequence ATGATTGCCTTGTCGACTAATCCAACTGAAATCGCCACGGACGCCGTGCGCAGAAAAAACGGCAACCCGATCCATTCCGAGCATCACTGGCGTTACCCCGTCGTCGACGAAGCGCGCGATTCGCTTCCGTATGGGGAAATGATGGTCGCGCGCTGGACGCGCAATGACGCCGGTTCCTTCGAGGCGTCTCACCAGGGGCACGCGGGTTACCACTGCATCGGACTGAACCTCAAATGCACGACGCTCAATTTCGAACATGCGGGGCGCACCATCGTGTCGGGCCGTGTGACGGCGGGCGCCGTGCAGGTGACCGCGCCGGCGGTGCCGGTCAGCGTGCGCTTCGAGTCGCCCGGCGACGTGCTGCACCTGTTCGTGTCGCAACAGGCGCTCGCTGAATGTTTCGAAGACCTGTTCGGCCATGCGCACGCTGGAGACATCGTGCTCGCCGATCCGCGCATTCTGCGCGACCCGACGCTCGAGCGGCTCGCGCAGGCGCTGGCGGTTTCGCATTCGACCGACGCGGCCTCGGGCAAGCTGTTCACCGACAGCGTGTGCCTCGCGATCGTGTCGCGGCTCGTGTCGCGCTATTTCACCGCGGCCGCGCGGCAAACGCGCGAAGCGGCCGCGCTGCCGCAGTGGCGCATGCGCCGCACCATCGAATTTATCGAGGCGCATTTGTCCGACTCGATCGGCCTGGCCGAAATGGCGCAAAGCGCGGGGCTCACGCGCATGCACTTTGCCGCCCAATTTCGCCGCGCGACCGGCCTGCGCCCTCACGAATACCTGCTGCGCCGGCGGATCGAGCACGCACAACAATTGTTGACGCGCTCGAAGCACAGCATGCTGGATGTTGCATTGAGCTGCGGGTTCCGCTCGCAGTCGCATTTCACCGCAGTCTTCAAACGGTTCGTCGGCGATACGCCGTATTGCTGGAAGGTCAAGACGAACGTCAGTCAGTGA
- a CDS encoding DUF3331 domain-containing protein: MLAKMMNACDPWRQTIGLLSLMSGRTDPAVTRLAALHVQFERRNCPLPIAGERFDAQVALIERPTSATATIAWRDATHCSYGDQLWHAARARVNGVCAMSGLAIHVGDAVFKPRRGRPAPLNASAMILATVLNDAANVGAQARFPATPAAA; encoded by the coding sequence ATGCTGGCCAAGATGATGAATGCGTGCGACCCGTGGCGACAGACCATCGGTTTGCTCTCTTTGATGTCGGGTCGCACGGACCCAGCGGTGACAAGGCTCGCGGCGCTGCACGTGCAGTTCGAACGGAGGAATTGCCCGCTGCCGATCGCGGGCGAGCGCTTCGATGCGCAGGTGGCGCTGATCGAGCGGCCGACGTCGGCGACCGCGACCATCGCATGGCGCGATGCGACGCACTGCTCGTATGGCGATCAGCTATGGCATGCGGCGCGTGCGCGGGTGAATGGGGTGTGTGCGATGAGCGGACTCGCGATCCATGTCGGCGACGCGGTGTTCAAGCCGCGCCGCGGCCGGCCCGCACCGCTCAATGCGAGCGCGATGATTCTTGCCACGGTGCTCAACGATGCGGCCAACGTCGGCGCGCAGGCGCGCTTTCCGGCAACGCCGGCGGCTGCATGA
- a CDS encoding homocysteine S-methyltransferase family protein translates to MSLYRTRLPQLGDRLFIADGGLETTLIFHDQIDLPCFAAFDLLKDNAGTATLERYFVRYAALARDEGVGIVLETPTWRANPDWGQRLGYDAAALAAVNRKAVDLLLRVRAAWQTRDVPIVISGNLGPRGDGYRVDTRMSAIDAAAYHRPQLEAFAASEADMAGAFTMNYIDEALGIALAAKACELPVAIAFTVETDGRLPSGDTLEDAIERTDGESDGYPVYYLINCAHPAHFETTLRQGGSWLQRIRGVRANASRRSHAELDEATELDDGDPAELGAQYAALRRFLQRMNVAGGCCGTDDRHVEQICRALKGAVPAAH, encoded by the coding sequence ATGAGCCTCTACCGCACCCGGCTGCCGCAGCTCGGCGACCGGCTCTTTATCGCCGACGGCGGCCTCGAAACGACGCTGATCTTCCACGACCAGATCGATCTGCCGTGCTTCGCCGCCTTCGATCTGCTCAAGGACAATGCCGGCACCGCGACGCTTGAGCGCTACTTCGTGCGCTATGCCGCACTCGCGCGCGACGAAGGCGTCGGCATCGTGCTCGAAACGCCGACATGGCGCGCGAACCCCGACTGGGGCCAACGGCTCGGCTACGACGCGGCCGCGCTCGCCGCTGTGAATCGCAAAGCCGTCGATCTTCTGCTGCGCGTGCGCGCGGCGTGGCAAACACGCGACGTACCGATCGTGATCAGCGGAAATCTCGGTCCGCGCGGCGACGGTTACCGCGTCGACACGCGAATGAGCGCCATCGATGCGGCTGCGTATCACCGGCCGCAACTCGAAGCCTTCGCCGCCAGCGAGGCGGACATGGCCGGCGCATTCACGATGAACTACATCGACGAAGCGCTCGGCATCGCGCTCGCCGCGAAAGCATGCGAGCTGCCGGTCGCGATAGCGTTTACGGTCGAAACCGATGGCCGGCTGCCGTCGGGCGACACGCTCGAAGACGCGATCGAACGCACCGATGGCGAATCGGACGGCTACCCCGTGTACTACCTGATCAATTGCGCGCACCCGGCGCACTTCGAGACGACGCTGCGGCAAGGTGGAAGCTGGCTGCAGCGGATTCGCGGCGTGCGCGCGAATGCCTCACGGCGCAGCCACGCGGAACTCGACGAAGCCACCGAACTCGACGACGGCGACCCTGCCGAACTCGGCGCGCAGTACGCTGCGCTACGGCGCTTCCTGCAACGGATGAACGTGGCAGGCGGCTGTTGCGGCACCGACGATCGCCATGTCGAACAGATCTGCCGCGCGCTGAAGGGAGCGGTACCGGCCGCCCATTAG